The Solanum pennellii chromosome 4, SPENNV200 genomic interval TTAATTGGGATCTGAATATTCCCATAAATTTATGGGAGGCTTCTGGTGATGATTTGCTTGCAAGTGGTGAGGGGTCGGCAAATGATGGGGAAAAGATAAGTACAGAGGAAGAATTTTATGCTTCTGATGCTTTCAAGGGACGCGTTGACACTGAGAGTGTGGGGTGTGTCATAGAGGATGACATATATGAAGACGGTGAGATCCGAGAACCATTGATGCAGTCAATTGCAGTAGACCCGATGGATGAGGGGATGGATTCAGGAAAAATTAAGtcttatgatgattatgttaatAGCTTTGATGAGAAAGCTGAAAAAATTCTTCATAAAGACATTAATCTGCGAAGTCCATTATTAGATAAAGAGGAAACAACCGGTGATGATGAGCAGAGGCCTATTGGGGCAGGTAGGTCGCTGTCTTCAAGAAGTGGAAGAGAGAGGTATCTTATTCGGAGGAGGAGAAATTCCATCTATGAAAGAATAGgtgctttttctttttactactgtttctttttttttaatcatgcTGCGCAACTCTTGACTTTTTATTACTGTGCTTTTTCCAGAGATGAAATCTATGGTTATGGTCCCAAATTTGCTCGAGATAGGTTTCAGGACCGTTCATTTGATAGCCCAAGGGGGAACTTCATGCGTGGAAGAGGGAGGGGCTGGGGCTGGGGCCGTGGCGGGTATTATGGGAGTCATTTTGAAAGCTATGGAGGTGTAGCTGATTATCACTTTAGACATAAACGTACAGCTGCAGTCTGGGAATCTGAATGATAATCAGCTACACCTCCATAGTGACCTCATATCATTAGATATGGAGGTGTAGCTGACCCTCCATCTTATACTGCTTGCCATCTGAATGATATGAGGGATGTGGATGGTGTACAGGAGTACGGGCATCCGAGGTCTCTTTCTAGCAGAAGAAGTCCACCTGATCAGGTATTTACTAGAACCAATAGGCAGAGAGTTGAGATTTTAGATTATCACGAGAAGGTTGATGGTGTTGGATACTTTGATGGGCCGATACACACTGGTAGATTTTCTGAGCATCACAGTAGTGAAAGAAGGAAGTATGGCGAGAGGCAAGGAGGACCTAGGGAAATGAGAAATGTCAAAGAGCAAGGAGGTGGTAATCTTAGACCTAGGCATGACGAAGAATTTGATGGCTCCAAATCGAAGAAAAGAAGATTTTGAGTTGATGGCTCTATTGTGGTGGCTTGTGTATTGTttctatttagtttttttttactcatttaaTACTCTTTTTGCTGTCTAAGAACAGAGAAAAACACACTCATTTGTTTCCTACATCTATATACTTGTGTGCTATGTAATTGTTACTTTTTTGGGgtgttttttgatgtttttttaaattttatactcTTGGATTGTCAAACtaataaaatgaatttaccaTTCTTTATTAGAATGATAAATAATCTTAGTATATAATAAGTTCGACTATATCTTCGTTGCTCACTTTATTGATATACCTCATTCTATATAGTACTGTTTGTGACAACAACACTTGTTACATGTCAACTTCAAAAACTTTGTGtgcattaaataaaaatgtcaagtttgtATTGAATCAAAGTGTACTAACATTCTTATAAatttgttgaaagaaattttaaCCCCTTGAGTTGATTTACAGTGACATTTATGATATGAAAccaacaccatctcgtggtgggaaaaCGTATCTCATAAACTTTATCTACAACTGCATTAGATATGATTATGACTATTtgctgaatggtaaggatgaaacaatagaaatgtctaggcaatgtaattttgaaaatgaaaatcagttgggaaaaagataaaaagtgaatggagagtataaatctccttttgcagaaatatgtttaaacaaaagtgtgggggtgtctagtcAAAGTCCAAATTCCTATtcccaaaaatatcaaaataggacctaagaccGTGGACTATAGAATTAAACTTGAGTAGTCTAGTGAAGGGTTTAAAATACCTTGGAAAGAACCAAAGGATAATTTACTGAATAAAGAAATACAGAGGTGTGGTAAATATCAAAGTACATCTACTTCATTCggatatgattttgtaacatttcctATGTCGTTTCTGGGGACATCCTTTTGGAAATTGTATCATTTTGATACGTAGATTTCACATGAGTTATTAGTTGTGAAGATATCATGTAATCTTTGAAgagaatatattaaaaaaaaattctccgtTCTCAATTTTTTACTGAAGCAAATTGTTGATTTATCTAGATTAAACATTTTCGAAGAGCTNCAtgctttaaattattattaaatttctgTAGGTTCTTGGTGATTATTGTTTCAAGTGCTCCTTGTGTTGATTTGACAGTGTGAATAGTAATTCCGTCCAGATAATTTGGAGATTGTTTGAGTATTGTCCATATAGCTTAGAGATTCCTTACCTcatattattgtttatttataCAGGTTCTTAGTGGTTTATGATGCCTCCTCGGGAAGAGAGAGTTGCCAAAGTGTAATGCCCGACATCATTAGTAATCTTCCCCATAATGTAATCGACGTCATTCTGATACGTATGCCTTGCAAAGATGCTGTGAGGACAAGTGTTTTATCAAAGAAATGGAGGTATCACTGGTGTAGACGTACGGAGTTGACCCTTGATGAGTCTCTATggaatagagaggatttaaacCCTACAGTTAGATTTAGGGAGATCATCAACCAGATCTTGACCATTCATGAAGGGCCCATTACTAAGTTTACCCTCGACATCGTTCATCTAAAAAGGTCTCCTGAAATCGACAACTTCATACTATTCCTCAGGAATCACATTCAAGATCTTGTTCTGCACCTTCCATTGGGAATTCAATACACAGTGCCATCTACCCTTTTTACATGTTCGCAACTGAGGCATctaaatctttatttttgttcaatttatCATCCATCGGCCTTTGAAGGATTTGATAAGTTAATCAGCCTGGAACTATGTGGAGTCTCAACTTCTTCTGAATTGCTGGAAAGTTTGATATCTCATTGCCCCTTGCTTGAGAAATTGGAGATGTCTATTTTAGAAGATTTAGACATGATTGAAATTAATGCTCCTATGCTAAAATTGTTCACTTTCTCAGGCGATATAAGTTCTATTTGCCTAAAGAATGTCCCTCGTCTGGTAGAAGCATCTCTGATAGGTGACATTGAACAGACAGAGAGTCTTGATTTTGCAAAGATTTTCGAGTCTTGTTCGGCTCTCGAGCAACTCAGCTTGAACTTCTTAAATTCGGAGGTAAATGTTTCTCCCTGTCTTTATTGTTATACACTTCAATGGATGGAATATCTTTTGGGCTGACTTAATCttgaatttatgtaattttttcttagtTCATTGCTGAAGAAGGATATAGAGTACCAAGAAGACTTCCAGTTAATCTTAACAATGTCAGGCGATTTGACGTGCCTGACATTTTGCTTGTGGAATCATATAAACTATCGTATATCATTTGCTTACTGAGAAGCTTCCCGAATCTTGAATATCTTGAACTGCAGGTTTGTAGtgctttgatatttttttaattttatttagtggTTCTTTGTTGTACTTCTTTTATCTTCAACAATCTGATAGTTGTTTTCTTTCTTAGGTTGTTGATGAAGATGATAGTGATactgatgaagatgaagaatttACTGAAGAATCTCTTCAACCTGAAACTTTGTCAGACCTGACATTTAATCACCTTGTGGAATTTCAGCTTGGAAGCTTTAAAGGAGGTACATCCGAGATGCAGTTTATCAAGCATTTGTTAGCCAACTCCCCGGTGTTAGAGATAATGGTAATCAATCAACAGTTTCTAGATGAGGAGCCTCTCGACACaagagaaaaaatattcaatgaGATCTCAAATTTTCCGCGTGCATCACCTAAAGCAGAAATCGTGTACAAAGATTTTAGTTGATCTTGATCTTTGTCTTAGAAGAATCAAATTGACAAGCGAGAAAGAGACATTTATGTGGCATTATAACTCTCTGTTTTACCTTGCTATAACGTCTATTTCGGAACGTGAACATTGCTTGGATGGatgttttgattatgttttCATTACATTTAAAGATTTCTACATTTACTGTTTGTTC includes:
- the LOC107017297 gene encoding F-box/FBD/LRR-repeat protein At1g13570-like, with protein sequence MPDIISNLPHNVIDVILIRMPCKDAVRTSVLSKKWRYHWCRRTELTLDESLWNREDLNPTVRFREIINQILTIHEGPITKFTLDIVHLKRSPEIDNFILFLRNHIQDLVLHLPLGIQYTVPSTLFTCSQLRHLNLYFCSIYHPSAFEGFDKLISLELCGVSTSSELLESLISHCPLLEKLEMSILEDLDMIEINAPMLKLFTFSGDISSICLKNVPRLVEASLIGDIEQTESLDFAKIFESCSALEQLSLNFLNSEFIAEEGYRVPRRLPVNLNNVRRFDVPDILLVESYKLSYIICLLRSFPNLEYLELQVVDEDDSDTDEDEEFTEESLQPETLSDLTFNHLVEFQLGSFKGGTSEMQFIKHLLANSPVLEIMVINQQFLDEEPLDTREKIFNEISNFPRASPKAEIVYKDFS